Part of the Aquabacterium sp. NJ1 genome, CTGCTCGGTTCAACACGAACATGGTGTTTGATCACATCCATGAGGCGGATCTGTCTCGTCGCCCGTTCGTGCTCAAAGGTGACTCGGGCGTCTATACCGCTGATGCACTGATCGTTGCGACGGGCGCTTCTGCCAATTACCTGGGGTTGCCGTCGGAGGCTGCTTTCATGGGGCGGGGGGTCAGCGGTTGCGCCACATGCGACGGCTTCTTCTACAAGGGGCAGGAGGTGTGTGTGGTGGGCGGGGGCAACACGGCAGTGGAGGAGGCCCTTTACCTCAGCAACATCGCCAGCAAGGTGCACTTGATTCATCGGCGCGACTCCTTCAGGGCCGAGGCCATCATGGTCGACAGGCTGCTCGCCAAAGTGGCCGAGGGGCGCGTGGCGTTGCACCTCTTCATGCAATTGGATGAGGTGCTGGGTGACGCTGGCGGCGTCACGGGTGTGCGGATGCGCCATGTGGTGGATGGTCACCTTCAGGCCTTGTCGCTCACGGGGTGTTTCATCGCCATTGGCCATCGGCCCAACACCGATATTTTCCGTGGGCAGCTGGAAATGCGTGATGGCTACATCCTGACCCAAGGCGGTGGGCAAGGCTTCGCCACCATGACCAGCATCCCCGGCGTTTTTGCCGCGGGTGATGTTCAGGACCATGTTTATCGCCAGGCCATCACCAGTGCGGCGTCGGGTTGCATGGCCGCCTTGGATGCGCAGCGCTACCTGGAGCAAGGTGCGTGAGCGACAGTGCCTGGCGTGCCTGGCTGGGGGATCCGCTCTTCGTGGCCGCGCTGATGCTGGCGATCCCTGTGTGGGTGCTGGCATCGTGGCTTCACATCCATGCGGCGCCTGCTGGCAGTGATGCGGGTGTGTTGCTCTCGGTTGCCGTCATTCAGCCAGTGTGTGAAGAGCTGCTGTTCAGAGGGGTGATTCAGGGCGCTTTGAGGCGACGCTTCCCTGGCTTCCATATGGGGAGCCTGAGCGGGGCCAATGTCATCACGGCGCTGCTGTTTGCGGCCGCTCATCTGTGGCGCCAGCCACCTTGGCTGGCGGGGGCCGTTCTGGTGCCCGGCTTGATCTATGGCTGTCAACGTGATCGCTGGGGTTCCATCTGGCCGGGGGCGCTTCTTCACGTTTGCCACAACGCAGGTCTGCTTGCGACGGGCTATCTGTAGGTGGTGGACGTCTGTCATTCAAACCATTGGTCAATTGGACGAGATGACGCAGCAAAACGCAGCCCTGGTTGAGAAAGGTGCAGGAGCTTCGCAAAGCTTGCCGCAACCGGCTGAACGACTGGCAGAGGTCGTCGATGTGTTTCCTTGATTCCAATCGCGCGCCTGGTCATGAGCTGTTCGTCGCGAGGAGCATGCAGATGTTGAGCTTTACCAAATATGGTGTCGGGCGCGGTCTTGCAGGCCGTGTGTGCATTCTGGGCTGGGGCAGGCAAGGGCTGGTCGCGAGCCTGCTGACGGGCGCCGTGCTGGCATCGGTACCAGCGGCTCATGCCGCCATGGTCAAGGTGGAGGGTGTGGTGGTGGAGCCCGTGGCGACCGTGGCAGGCAACCGCCTTGTGCTCAATGGCGCGGCTTTGCGCAAACGCGGCTATTTCAAGGCCAATGTGGTGGCCCTGTACCTGCCGGAAAGACTGACCGTGCCGGACTCTGTCTATCGGGCCAGTGGCGCCAAGCGCATCCAGTTGCACGTGCTGCGGGACTTTACATCCTCGACGATCTCCCGGATGTTCATCTCTGACTTCCAGAAAACCGCGACCGAGGCAGAGTTCAAGCAGTTGATCGACACCGTAGCCGAGATCGGCAGCATCTACGCGGAGGTCAAGCGCGTGGCGCCTGGCGACGTGGTCAACATCGACTGGGTACCCGGCAAGGGGATCGTGACCACCTTCAATGATCGGCCGCTGGGCACTCGCCCTATCCCCAGTGAACTGGCCTACCAAATCTTCCTGCGCATGTTCATCGGGCCGGATGCCTCTGCGGACTTGCGCAATGGTCTGCTGGGCCTGACACGCCAAACTGAATAGGCAGGCTTCTTCTGTGAAGGTCCAATCGCTGATGCCCGGCGCCGGGGCGCCATCTCACAGAAGGCTCCTTGCATCGATCCGTGCACGGAATCTGAGGTAGTCCTCGGCGGACTGCCTGGGCTGTTCAATCATGGGCGCGTGGCCGACGTGCGGCATGATGATGGCTTCTGAACGAGGCAGGAGCGACCTTAGCACGGGGGCAGCGCCTGCTGACAGCACGCGGTCTTCCGCGCCCCAGACGATCAGCGTGGGCGTTGTGAGCCCGCGGATCTCCTTGCTGACGGAGTCCAGCGCGATCTGTTTGAACACACTTCGCTCAAGCGACTGATTGGCGATGCGTTGCCGGGCCAGGACATTCATCACAGGCGTTGGCAGGTAAGGCGGATCGCTCATGGCGAACTGCATCATGGCCGGGAAGTCGCTTTCTTTCGTGATGATCAACGGGTTCGGTTTGCCGGCCAGAAGCGTTCGGGCCAAGTCTCCGTATGGTGCCTCGGCGATACCTGCGGGGTCCAGCAGCCACAGGCTTTCCACGTCTTGCGGGTGCTGTGCCGCGTAGCTCAGCGCGATGGCGCCGCCCATCGAGTTGCCCCCCAGGCTCACACGTTTCAGGCCGAGTGACTGGACGAAGTCGTGCACGCGCGCGGCCTGTGCTGCAAAGCGGTAGTCGACTTCAGGCAGGTGCGATGATTCGCCGAACCCAATGAGGTCGGGAATGATGACGCGGTAATGCGGTGTGAGCCAACGCGCGACACGCGTGAAGTTGTCCTTGTCCGTGCCAAAGCCATGGACCAGGACCAAGGGGGCGCCTTTGCCGCCCTCAAGATAGGCCATATGCGCGCCATTGGGGAGATCGATTTCCTTGCGCTGGAGATCGGATCGCCAGCGCTCTATGCTGAGTGCGGTGCGGGTCATCGGCGGGCCGATGTCATCGCATCCGGAAAGCAGGATCAAGAGACCGCCCATCAAAGAAGCAGTCAGGAGTTTGATGTTGAGTTTCATGCCATCAATCCCGCACCCTGTTGGCAAAGTGCACGGTTGCCCGTTTCAATATGTCGTGTTCTTGCATGACTTCAGTCAAGTCATTCATCAAGCGGCTGAGCGCCATGTGTCGCTGTGGATTGTTCCGGCTTCGCCATCGGGCAGCTTGACCATCAATGCCATCGATTGATGAATGGCGCCAGCCACTCTAGATGAGTGACATCGGCGTGCTCGCCGGGGTGTGCTGTAGTGGTGCTGCGCCGAATGTGTAGCGGCTTAGCGCGTCCTGCAACAGCTCGGATGAATCTTGCGCGTCATAGATGACCACAAAGCCGCGGCGCGGGTCCTGCTCAATTCGCATTTGATTGAGGGTGACATTCGCGTTTCGAGCTTCGGTTCGCACCACATCCTCGATTTCCAGCTTGATCAAGTCTGGCTTGAAGACTTTTCCTACAGCAGTCGTGGGTAGTGCCTTTAGAACATGAATGCGTTTGGGAATGGCCGCTCGTTCACCGATATGGGTTGCCACGTGTTGTGCCAGTGCCTGGGCGTCTGTATGGCAGCCTGGCCGAAGTTCGATGTAGGCAACGGGAATTTCTCCCAAGTGCGCATCGGGCCGGCCCACGGCGGCAGCCTGGGCAACGGAGGGATGCTTGTGAAGGGCCTCTTCGATTTCCCGTGGGTCGATGTTGTGTCCGCCGCGGATGATCAGGTCCTTTTTTCTTCCGTTCAAGAAGACAAAGCCATCCTTGTCAATGTGCCCTAAATCGCCGGTATTGAGCCATCGCAAAATGCGGCCGGTGCATGGTTCCGGCCGATGAATCCAGATGCCGTCGTTATGCATGGGATCCAGGTAGCCGGCAAAGGTATTGGGGCCGTGTATGGCCAAGACGCCCACTTCGTCAGTTGAAGCGTCGCGTACATAGCGGCCTTGTTCATCCAGAATCACGCTGATCAAGCGTTGGCCTGGCAGGCATAAGCCGATGGAGCCTGCCTTGCCGCCAACTTTCGGGTTGAGCGTTGATACGCAGCCTGCTTCCGTCAAGCCGTATCCCTCCAGAATCTTGACGCCTGTTTCGGCCTCGAATGTCTTGATGGTTTGTGAGGCAAGCGGCGCTGCGCCACAGATGCCCACTTTGAGGCTGGCCAAGGATCGCCCGTTGACCGGGACGTTCATCAAGGCCGTGTAGACGGTGGGCACGCCGGAGAAGGACACGATGCGGTGATGCTCAACCAGCTCCCAGAACCGTTGAATGACATCTTTGCCCCTGTATCCCTGGGGTGTCGCCAGAACAACGTGTGCACCACGCGACCACGGGACCAAGCCGCTGCCCAACTGCGCATTGACATGAAACAGGGGCAGGCCACAAAAAAGGACGGCACCGGGGTTCAGCTCTCCTGAGAGAACGCGTGCCACCATGCTGGCGTTGCTGACCTCGGTGCGGTGTGTGCGCTTGGCGATCTTTGGGGCGCCGGTCGTGCCGCCCGTGCAGAAATAGGATGCGATGTCGTCAAGGCACGGTGGCGCGAAGACCAGGTCGTTATCTCGCGAGCACCTCATCTCTTGAGTGAGGCTGTACACCTTTGCTTGACCTGCGGTCCTGGGCGTTTTCAGCCTGGCCTGCAGTCTGAGGATGGGGGCCAGGACACCGAGGTGATAGTCAAGTGGACTGACTGTGAAGACCTTTCGGACGGACGGAACCTTGGGTAGCAGTGCCGTGACTTTTTCCCACAGATCGACCATGGGTGTAGGCGCGAGCGTGACGATTGCGCGAGCGTTTGCTGCTTTCAGCAGGGATGCAATCGTGTCTGGCTCCAGCATGGGATTGACGGGCATGACGATGGCAGCTGCTTCGCCGCCCCATATCGTCCAGTGAGCCTCTGGCATGTTGGGCAGCACCATCGCGATGACGTCGCCGCGCCTCAGGCCATGGCGATAAAAGGCGTTGGCTGCGCGTACGATCTGCTGCTTGATTTCGGCGTGGGTCCATTTGAATGGTCGCTTATGGTTCTCCACGTCGAGAAAGAATGACAGAGCGGTTGCGTCGGGGGCGCTGCCGGCGCCTGCCGTGACCATGTCGAAGGTGTTCTGAGGTGCAGCCGCGAGTGGCGCGCCTGTGCCATGTGCGGCATTGTCTTGCGGGTGGGCTTTGCTCATGGGAAGGGGACCTGACGGTTCGTTGCGAGGCCTTGAGGGTTCCCGTCAGGATGGCCATATCCAGGTCACCTGTCTGCGCGAAAATCAACAATTCCGGGATTCCCCTTCCTGTACTCAGGGGGGTGTTTTCCGAGGTTGCCAAAGTCTGGTCAAACGCGTCTTGGAGGCGTAGCATGACCAGTCAACCTGACTGTGTATGCCGTGGTTCGCGGCGCATGTCGAAACTCGGATCGTGATCCTGATATGTTGGCGGATGTTGTTGAGATCATGCGCGGTGATCCCTGGTTTGCCGGCTTGCCTGTGGAGCTTCAAACGGATCTGCAGGGTATCGCTTTGATCAAACATATCAAGGCGAGAACACGGTTGTTTTCTCGGGGGGATGCGCCTTCAGGGCTATACGGCTTGCTTGCCGGTAGCCTGTGGGTGTTCAGCGAACTGGAGCCGGGTAGCGAGGGCTTGTTGACGCCCTTGCACGCGCCCGCATGGTTTGGCGAGGTCGGGCTTTTCGACGGCTTGTGCCGGACACATAACGTGGAGGCAGGAACCGATTGCACGCTGCTGTACCTGCCACAGACGCTGTTGACCAGGCTCCTGGAGCAGAAGCCGCATTATTGGCGGTACCTTGCGTTGTTGTTGACGCAAAAGTTGCGCTGGACCTTCCTCGCCTTGGATGAGTTGGTCAGAGCTTCAGTCGAGGTCAGGTTGGCTCGCCGATTGATTTTCGCGTCGATGGGGCTGGGCTCCTTGAGTGCCACCAGAGACTCTCTGGAGCTGAGCCAAGAGACCTTGGCTCAAATGGTGGGGATGTCCAGGGCATCGATTAGCCCGGTACTGCGGCAGTTCAAGGCTCGCGGTCTGGTTCGGCTGGCGTATGGGCGCATTCACATCCTCGACATGGCTGAGTTGAAGAAGGTCGCAGACGTTGACAACTGGTTGCCCACCACAAAGATGCCTGATAGTCGTCTTCCGTAGGCTGCCGCTGCTGATGGGCCTTGTTGCGCCGCCTGATCGTCGAGCGCTTCGTGCGGCGCTCGCCTCGACTCAAGGGCGGCTTGATTTCGCGGTGCCTTGGCCTTGGGCGAGTTCGTCCTGAGCCTGCTTGACCTTGTCGTCAAACGACATCTTGGGCGCCTTGTTTGCTTCGATGCGGCTCAGCAGTTCCTCGGACACGTTTTCTTCCTCGCCAAACATGAGCTTTGCTCGCTCTGGACCGAAGTACTGTTGGCGCATCTGCTTCAACTCAGCCAGTTGACGCCTGGCCTCTTCCAGCGAGTCTGCTGAAGGCTCTGCGGGAAAGGCTTGCATCACGGCCTGAGCGTATTGCGTCCATTGTTGGTAGAGGTCTTTGAGTTGACGCCTGGTCGTGTCGGGTAGCTCTGCGGAGAAGGCTTCCAGCTTCTTCGGGCCGTCATGGGCGTAAAGCGCGTGAACGCGTTCGACATCGCTGCGTGTTTGCGGGTCGATGATCAGGTTGCCCTGGCCATCGGTGCGAAAGACGGGTGGACGCACGGTATCCAGTGGAGAGGCCGCGACAGGGGGCGGTGGCTCCGCCACCCTTGCCTGAGATTGCGCCGCCTGGTTGCGTGTGCCTGAAGGGGGCGCCATCGGCATCGACCACCACGGTTGGGTCAGCCGCGATGGGGCATGGGATTCGGATGCTGGCTTGAGCCGGGCTACCCATGTGCCACTCACGATCGCCAAGGCGATCAATGCACCCATCCAGACGCGTTTTTGCAGTGCCACGGCAGTTGCCTTGTCCTTCCTTGAGCTGGAAAAGACCGGTGCCTTGACACCGGTCGTCGGCGTCAGAACGGGCCTGTCGAGGTCAGGCTGACTTCGGCTGGATCCTGTGCATTCAGGAACTGGCTGTAGCGCATGTCGCCGTCAGCAAAGCGCTTCATCCAGGAGATGTTGGTATAGCTGCTTGGCTCGGATGCCGTGGTCGGAAAGAAATGGTCCAGACCCTTGATGACGGCCAGCATCTTGGTCACGGTGGATGGGATGGCGTTGTAGTACCTCTGGGCATATTGGGAGACCGGGGCTGTTTGATCGCCCGTGGCACCAATGATGCAAGTTGGGATCTTGATGGACTTGAACTTCGTGGCGCTGAAATCCCAGGGGGCAAACGCCACGGTCGCCTTGAGGTCAGGTGCAGCCGCGGCTGCTTCAAGCGCGCCGCCGCCCCCCATCGACCAGCCTCCAACTGCTTGCCGGGAGGCGTCGACCTTGCCGGCCACCGGGCCTGTTTGAGCGGTCGTGACGGCCTTCAAGACGGCCAGCAGTTGCGAGGCGCGGCTGGCCGCAAAGTCCAGCAGGGTGTTGGTCGAGATGGTCACGACCACGAAGCCGTGCGTGGCCAGGCGTTGCCCCATCTTCTGCATGGAGCTTTGGGCCGCCCCGAATCCAGGGGAAATGGCCATGACAGCGTATTTGCCGGCGGCGGTGGGGACGTAAATCGTGCCGACACGAAAACCACTGCCCGTGATTTGTTGTGTTGTGACGGCATAAGGCCCGTCTTTCTGAATATCGGCCAGGGTGGGGGAAGGGCCATTTTCAATGGCCTGTGCGGGTGTCGCAAGCATCGCCGCGATGCTGAGGGTTGCGACGTTGATCGCAAAATTGATCGAACGCATGTCTTTCTCCATAATGGGGGCATTCAAGCGGGCTCTCGTGATGGCCCGCGAGAGAGGCGCGAAGTATTTGTTGCCTCTTTTTGCTGTTCGTCTGCAGGCTATTAAGGCCTGGCGCTGTCTCGCTTGTAAAGGCTGACGGTATAGGCCGCCAATAATCCCAGAACCATTAATTTGAGCGCAGAGGGTTCGGGAATGGGGGCGGCCGCTTTGCTGACATTCCATGTGGAAGTCATCACGCCAAAATCCGTACCCTTTGTGAGGTTGGCGGCCAGGCTTCCCAGCCCCAGTGCCTTGGTGATGTAATCCATGGCGGTACTGGTCAAGTACAAGCCGGACAATCTGGTGGAGAAAGATCCTGCCCCGGTTATGAGCGTCGATCCGGTGACGTAGTTGACGGTAAAAAAGGCCATTTGGTTGACGGTGCCCAGGTCCCCCGCAACATTGCCGACCCCATGCACATTCGCATACAGCGTCTTGGTCGCGGAGTTGTAGGACATGTCCGTCACATCCAATGTGCCGCCAGTCATCAATCCATTCTTGACGGCCACTTGGCGCCCGCCCCCGGCGCCTTGCACCTGCAGAATGGCCCCGCTTGCATTGTCGAACGTGCCATTGGTAATGGCCGCTGTTGATGTCCCCAGGAATGAGTCATAGGTGGCCGGCGCAATGGCGCTGTTGACAATGCCAGCAATATTATCGTTTCCGATCTTGGCGCCAGAATATGCCAGGACAGCCGAGCCACTCATGGCGTAATAGTTGCCGTTCAATGAAAACGTTTCATTTGCATTGACGGTGATCGGTGCCGCTTGTGCGGAAGCGATGGTCATGATCGCAAAAGCGATCGGGTAAAGTATTCTGGCCTTGCG contains:
- the trxB gene encoding thioredoxin-disulfide reductase — its product is MHSKVLILGSGPAGYTAAIYAARANLAPTLVTGLAQGGQLMTTTEVDNWPADVLGVQGPELMQRFEAHAARFNTNMVFDHIHEADLSRRPFVLKGDSGVYTADALIVATGASANYLGLPSEAAFMGRGVSGCATCDGFFYKGQEVCVVGGGNTAVEEALYLSNIASKVHLIHRRDSFRAEAIMVDRLLAKVAEGRVALHLFMQLDEVLGDAGGVTGVRMRHVVDGHLQALSLTGCFIAIGHRPNTDIFRGQLEMRDGYILTQGGGQGFATMTSIPGVFAAGDVQDHVYRQAITSAASGCMAALDAQRYLEQGA
- the mrtJ gene encoding JDVT-CTERM system glutamic-type intramembrane protease is translated as MSDSAWRAWLGDPLFVAALMLAIPVWVLASWLHIHAAPAGSDAGVLLSVAVIQPVCEELLFRGVIQGALRRRFPGFHMGSLSGANVITALLFAAAHLWRQPPWLAGAVLVPGLIYGCQRDRWGSIWPGALLHVCHNAGLLATGYL
- a CDS encoding chalcone isomerase family protein; this encodes MLSFTKYGVGRGLAGRVCILGWGRQGLVASLLTGAVLASVPAAHAAMVKVEGVVVEPVATVAGNRLVLNGAALRKRGYFKANVVALYLPERLTVPDSVYRASGAKRIQLHVLRDFTSSTISRMFISDFQKTATEAEFKQLIDTVAEIGSIYAEVKRVAPGDVVNIDWVPGKGIVTTFNDRPLGTRPIPSELAYQIFLRMFIGPDASADLRNGLLGLTRQTE
- a CDS encoding alpha/beta fold hydrolase, which gives rise to MKLNIKLLTASLMGGLLILLSGCDDIGPPMTRTALSIERWRSDLQRKEIDLPNGAHMAYLEGGKGAPLVLVHGFGTDKDNFTRVARWLTPHYRVIIPDLIGFGESSHLPEVDYRFAAQAARVHDFVQSLGLKRVSLGGNSMGGAIALSYAAQHPQDVESLWLLDPAGIAEAPYGDLARTLLAGKPNPLIITKESDFPAMMQFAMSDPPYLPTPVMNVLARQRIANQSLERSVFKQIALDSVSKEIRGLTTPTLIVWGAEDRVLSAGAAPVLRSLLPRSEAIIMPHVGHAPMIEQPRQSAEDYLRFRARIDARSLL
- a CDS encoding acyl-CoA synthetase; translated protein: MSKAHPQDNAAHGTGAPLAAAPQNTFDMVTAGAGSAPDATALSFFLDVENHKRPFKWTHAEIKQQIVRAANAFYRHGLRRGDVIAMVLPNMPEAHWTIWGGEAAAIVMPVNPMLEPDTIASLLKAANARAIVTLAPTPMVDLWEKVTALLPKVPSVRKVFTVSPLDYHLGVLAPILRLQARLKTPRTAGQAKVYSLTQEMRCSRDNDLVFAPPCLDDIASYFCTGGTTGAPKIAKRTHRTEVSNASMVARVLSGELNPGAVLFCGLPLFHVNAQLGSGLVPWSRGAHVVLATPQGYRGKDVIQRFWELVEHHRIVSFSGVPTVYTALMNVPVNGRSLASLKVGICGAAPLASQTIKTFEAETGVKILEGYGLTEAGCVSTLNPKVGGKAGSIGLCLPGQRLISVILDEQGRYVRDASTDEVGVLAIHGPNTFAGYLDPMHNDGIWIHRPEPCTGRILRWLNTGDLGHIDKDGFVFLNGRKKDLIIRGGHNIDPREIEEALHKHPSVAQAAAVGRPDAHLGEIPVAYIELRPGCHTDAQALAQHVATHIGERAAIPKRIHVLKALPTTAVGKVFKPDLIKLEIEDVVRTEARNANVTLNQMRIEQDPRRGFVVIYDAQDSSELLQDALSRYTFGAAPLQHTPASTPMSLI
- a CDS encoding Crp/Fnr family transcriptional regulator; this encodes MLADVVEIMRGDPWFAGLPVELQTDLQGIALIKHIKARTRLFSRGDAPSGLYGLLAGSLWVFSELEPGSEGLLTPLHAPAWFGEVGLFDGLCRTHNVEAGTDCTLLYLPQTLLTRLLEQKPHYWRYLALLLTQKLRWTFLALDELVRASVEVRLARRLIFASMGLGSLSATRDSLELSQETLAQMVGMSRASISPVLRQFKARGLVRLAYGRIHILDMAELKKVADVDNWLPTTKMPDSRLP
- a CDS encoding lipase secretion chaperone, yielding MRPPVFRTDGQGNLIIDPQTRSDVERVHALYAHDGPKKLEAFSAELPDTTRRQLKDLYQQWTQYAQAVMQAFPAEPSADSLEEARRQLAELKQMRQQYFGPERAKLMFGEEENVSEELLSRIEANKAPKMSFDDKVKQAQDELAQGQGTAKSSRP
- a CDS encoding alpha/beta hydrolase; translation: MEKDMRSINFAINVATLSIAAMLATPAQAIENGPSPTLADIQKDGPYAVTTQQITGSGFRVGTIYVPTAAGKYAVMAISPGFGAAQSSMQKMGQRLATHGFVVVTISTNTLLDFAASRASQLLAVLKAVTTAQTGPVAGKVDASRQAVGGWSMGGGGALEAAAAAPDLKATVAFAPWDFSATKFKSIKIPTCIIGATGDQTAPVSQYAQRYYNAIPSTVTKMLAVIKGLDHFFPTTASEPSSYTNISWMKRFADGDMRYSQFLNAQDPAEVSLTSTGPF